The Kribbella shirazensis genomic interval CCGGAGTGGTACTGGATCGGCGTCGACGACAGCCTGCTGCAGTTGGCGCCGGTCAACCGCGGCGGGTTCGGCCACCGCACGGACCAGGTGGTCCGCGGGCGTGACGGGGACGGGCCGCCGTTCATCGCGTTCAAGCACCACTGGAAGACGCAGCGCACCGAGACGTCCACCGACAGCAACGGCAACTCGCACTCGCGGACCGTTACCGAACACCACTCGGAGCCGATCCTCGGGTTCCAGTTGCCGATCCGGATGCCGCCGCTGACCGTCGGCCGCAAGGGACTGAGTTCGGGGATCGAGTTCGAGAGCGCGGCGTTCAACGAGCAGTTCGCGATCTTCGCGCAGGACCCCAAGTACGCGTACGACGTGATCCACCCGCGGCAGATGGAGTACCTGATGGCCACGCCGGGCGCGCCGTTCCGGCTCGAGGGCGAGTGGGCCTGGTTCTCGCCGGGGGAGCACAGCCAGCCGGCGATCGCGCACTGCTCGGTCTACCTGCGCGGGTTCCTGGCCGGGGTCCCGCGCTTCGTCTGGCGTAATCTCGGACTGGCGGAAAACCCTTTCCCACCTCTTGAGACGCCTGCTGTGCGCTAGCGGGAATGCGATTACTGTCGGTGCGGTTGCCTCTCAAGGTGTGGCTTCACGGGTGCAGCCGCACGGGACAGTTTCGGGAGGCATCATCAGTACGCATGCGGCCCTGCTGCCGGTCGACGGACGGCCGGCGGCGACGGACCAACGAACCCTGGTCATCTTCGGCGCCAGCGGCGACCTGAGCTCGCGGCTGCTGCTGCCCGGCTTGGGCAGTCTGCTCGCCGGACCGCGCGCCACGAGTGTGCGGATCATCGGCACGGGCCGGTCGCCGCTCGCTCCGGACGAGTGGACGGGCCGCGTCCGGTCCGCCTTCGCGTCGCGGGGCGAGATCGGCCCGGTCGCGGCCGAGACCCTGGCGACCACGGAGTACGTCGCCGGCGACCCGACGGACGTCGCGCACCTGCGGACACTCCTCGACCTCGCCGGCCCCGCGCCGGTGCTGTACTTCTCACTGCCGCCGGCCGTCACGACGGCGATCGTCCAGACGCTGCAGCAGCTCGACCTGCCCGAGGGCACCGAGCTCGCGTTCGAGAAGCCGTTCGGCACCGACTCCGCGTCCGCCGCCGCGCTGAACAAGTTGGTCGGCTCGCTCGTGCCCGAGGAGAACGTGCACCGCGTCGACCACTTCCTCGGCCGCACCGCGGTTCTCAACCTGATCGGCCTGCGCTTCGCGAACCGCCTGTTCGAGCCGGTCTGGAACGCCGAGCACATCGAGAGCGTCGAGATCGTGTACGACGAGACGCTCGGACTCGAGGGCCGCGCGCAGTACTACGACAACGCGGGCGCGCTCGTGGACATGATCCAGAGCCACCTGCTGCTCGTCCTGGCGCTGCTCGTGATGGACGCCCCGGCCACGATGGACGCCGTCGAGGTCCGCAGCGAGATGGCCCGGGCGCTGCGCAGTACGCACCTCTACCACGGGTCTGCCCTCGAGGCGGGCCGGCGGGCGCGGTACACCGCGGGCATCGCGGCCGACCGCGTGGTTCCGGCGTACGCCGACGAGGCCGGGGTCGACCCGTCGCGGGAGACCGAGACGCTGGCCGAGGTGACCGTCGAGGTGGACACGAACCGCTGGGCGGGCGTCCCGATCACGCTGCGGTCCGGCAAGGCGCTCGGGGTCGCGCGCAAGGAGATCGTGATCCGGTTCAAGCCGCTGCGGCACCTGCCGTCCGGCCTCCGCGGCGCCGGCGGCGCCAGCGACGGCGAGACGCTGCGCATCGGTCTGAACCCCGGCGAGCTGTCGTTGTCCGTCCCGGCGCTCGGCGTCGACGGACCGTACACGATGGGCCAGGTCTTCCTCGACGCGACGCTGCCCTCGTCGCCGGTCCTCCCGTACGGCGAGGTGCTGAACGGGATCCTTCGCGGCGACCCGCTGCTGTCGGTCCGCGGTGACGTGGCCGAGCGGTGCTGGGAGATCGTGGAGCCGGTAGTCGCCGCGTGGCAGGCCGGCGAGGTCCCGCTGGAGGAGTACGAGGCGGGATCCGACGGCCCGGCCGACTGGCGGGCCGGCAGGCAGTCGGCTGCCTGACACCAGGGACTTTCCCTGGGGCGACGGGACGGTCGCCCGCTGGAGAGTGAGACGTCAACGAATCACTCTCCAGCATGAGGTGCAAACGAACTATGAGAACCGTCCTCTCACGGCGCGGACGCCTGGCGTTCGCCGCCGTCGGTGCGGCACTGGCCACCGCGATCGGCGGACTGACCGTCGCCGGCGCGGCTGATGCCAGCTCCACCCCGAGCTCCACCCCGAGCACCAGCACGAGCACCAGCACGAGCGCCGGCCAGAGCCCGGTGGTGGCCACAGGCAACGGCGCCGTCCGCGGCCTGACGGTCGACGGCACCTCCGCGTTCCGTGGTCTGCCGTACGCCGCGGCGCCGACCGGCGACCTCCGGTGGCGACCGCCGCAGGCCGCGCCGGGCTGGCAGGGAGAGCGCGACGCGACGTCGTACGCACTGGCCTGTCCGCAGGCGCCGGGGATCAATCCGCCGGGTGGGTTGAGCGAGGACTGCCTGTACCTCAACGTCTCGACACCGGCGTTGCATCCGGCCGTGAAGCGACCGGTGCTGGTGTGGATCCACGGCGGCGGACTGACCGCGGACAGTGGCTCGAACTACGACGGCACCAAGCTCGCCAAGGCCGGTGCGGTCGTCGTGACCATCAACTACCGCCTCGGCGCGTTGGGCTTCCTGGCCCACCCGGCGTTCGCGTCGCGTCCCGGCGGACCGGCGGGCAACTACGGGCTGATGGATCAGCAGGCCGCGCTGCGGTGGGTGCAGCGCAACATCGCCCAGTTCGGCGGCGACCCGCGGAACGTGACGATCGCCGGTGAGTCGGCCGGCGGGCTGTCGGTCCTGGCGCACATCACGTCGCGCAGCTCGAAAGGCCTGTTCCAGCGGGCCGTCGTGCAGAGCGGCGCGTTCGCGCTGGAGCAGGAGTCATTGGCAAAGGCAGAGGCCTTCGGCAAGGACTTCGCGGTGAAGGTCGGCTGTGCGGACCAGTCCGCCGAGTGCCTCCGGCGTGTTCCGGTGCAGACGCTGGTGGACAACATCTCGACGGCGACCGCCCTCATCCCGGGCTCGATCGACGGCGCGGTGCTGACGGAGTCGATCGGTACGGCGCTCGCCGCCGGCCGGTTCAACAAGGTGCCGATCCTGAACGGCAGCAACCACGACGAGGAGGCGCTGTTCACTCTCGGCGGCCGGGTCGTGAGCCGTGGCTACAACGTCGCGTACACCAGCCCGGTGACGGCGGAGAACTACGAGGCCAACATCGCATCGGCGCTCCGGGTCGCACCCGAACAGGCCGCAGCCATCGCCGCGGAGTACCCCCTGTCCGCCTATCCGACACCTGACAAGGCGTTCGGCACCTTGGTGGGCGACGCCACCTTCGCCTGCGGCGTGGATCAGGTCAACAACTGGACCACAACCCACGGCGTCCCGACGTACGGCTACGAGTTCAACGACGACACCGCGCCGTTCCTGTTCGCCCCGGCCGGGACGTTGTCGGTCGCGACGCACGGGTCCGAGCTGTGGTACCTGTTCGACCTCCCGAATGCGCCGTTCCCGGCGCCGCTGAACGCGGAGCAGACCGCGCTGGCCGACTCGATGCGGGCCGCGTGGGTCAAGTTCGCCGCCACGGGCAACCCGTCGACGCACTCGGCGTACTGGCCGTCGTCCGGCCACAAGGGCAAGGTCGTGTCGCTGGAACTCCCGGCACCGCGGGTCTCGGCGGACTTCGCGGCGCGTCATCACTGCACCACTTTCGCACAGAATCTTGACAACGTTAAGTAATAGTTCCAATATCCTATCCGATTCGGGTTTCTGGGTTCTCTGGGAAGAAGGTCAACCGCCATGACCAGATCCGTTCGGAGCAGGGTGTTGCGGGCCGCGCTTGCGGGGCTCGTTGTCGCCGGGCTGCTGCCGGCAGGTTTCAGTACGTCGTCAGCAGCACCGGCGCCGTCCACCACGAGCGTCACCACGCGCACCATCACGAACACCAGCGCGAGTGTCACGACCGCGACCGAGCTCTCGGGACCGGCGGGGGACAAGGCGCTGCGGCCCTATATGGGCTGGAGCAGCTACAGCATGCAGGTCTACAACCCGAACGGCGGCAGCTGGATCACGGCGGATCAGTTGATCGCCCAGTCCGACGCGATGCACGCGAAGCTGCAGCCGTACGGGTACGAGTACATCAACATCGACGCCGGCTGGAACGACGGCATCGACGCGTACGGGCGTCCGACGCCGAGCACGAAGCTCTACCCGAACGGTCTGCAGGCCGTCATCGACCACATCCACGACAACGGCCAGAAGGTCGGCCTCTACGCGATCCCGGGTATCAGCAAGGCCGTCATCGACGCGAAGCTCCCCATCTACGGTGCCCCCGAGTGCACGACAGCCGACCTGCCCGTGCAGCCGCTGCAGAAGGCCGACTACTGGGGCATCGGCTACCGGATGGACTTCTCGAAGCCGTGCGCGCAGAAGTACATCGACTCGATCGCGGACCTGTTCGGCTCCTGGGGCCTGGACTTCCTGAAGTTCGACAGTGTCACTCCGGGCTCGGGGATCAGCGACCTGTCGCTCGACGCCCGTGACGACGTGAAGGCGTGGTCGCAGGCGCTGGCCCGGCACAAGATCTGGCTCGAGCTGTCCTGGGCGCTGGACATCAACTATGCCGACACGTGGAAGCAGTACGCCAACGGCTGGCGGATCGACTGGGACGTCGAGTGCTACTGCCCGGGCACGGCGCTGACCTCGTGGCCGAACATCAACCGGTTGTTCCCGAAGCTCGCCGAGTGGTGGCGGCACGCGGGACCGGGCGGCTGGAACGACCTCGACTCGCTCGACGTCGGCAACGGTCAGATGGACGGTCTCACCAAGGACGAACGGCGTACGGCGGCCACGCTGTGGGCGGTGTCCGCGGCGCCGATGTACGTCGGCAACGACATGACGAACCTGGACTCGTACGGCCTCGAACTACTCACGAACCGTGAGGTGATCGCGGTCAACCAGGCCGGCCGTCCGGCACATCCGGTGTCCACGAAGACCAACCGCCAGGTGTGGTACGCGCTGAACCCGGACAGCTCGTACACCGTCGCGCTGTTCAACCTCGGCCAGACCGACGCCGACATGACGGTGAACTTCGCCGACCTCGGGCTGAACGGCTCCGCGAAGGTGCGCGACCTGTGGGCCCGCAAGGACGTCGGGTCGTACGCGTCGAGCTTCACCGCGCAGGACGTGCCGATCCACGGCGTCCGGCTGCTCAAGGTCACGCCGGAGAAGAACGCGGCGATCAGCGTGAACGACGACGACCTGCGGGTGTCGTACGCCGGCGCGTGGGAGCGAAACAAGAACTACGAAGTACCGGCAGTCTCCCAGTCGCTGACCGTCGGCGTCACGGACTCGTCGGCCAGGTCCGCTGCAGGGTCCGTGACGACAGCCGACCTGCCGATCCGGACCGTCGAGATCAACAACAACAACTCGCAGATCGTCTACAGCGGCAACTGGAACTACAGTTCCGGGCGCGGCCTGGGCGACTACCAGGACGACGTGCAGTGGACAGAGACCAACGGCGACTCGTTCTCCTACAGCTTCGTCGGGACAGGCGTCGACTACGTGACCGAGACCGACCCCGGGCAGGGCGACGTCGACATCTACATCGACGGCGAGTTCAAGCAGACCGTGAGCACGTCCATGGATCCGGCGCAGGGCCACAACAAACCCCAGCAGGTCGTGTACAGCATCTCGGACCTGCCGAACGGCAGCCACACGATCCGCGGGGTGAAGAAGTCCGGTCAGTTCATGCTCCTGGACAAGCTGAACATCCGGCAGGAGAGCCTGCTCAACCCGGACACCGCGGCCTTCGACAAGAACGCACCGGCCGATGTCGACGTGACGCTCGGGCGTGACCCGGGTGAGCTGGAGGGCATCTCGAAGGCGGGCCAGGACCTGGTGAAGGGCACCGACTACACGGTCGCCGGGAACGTCGTCACGATCAGCAAGGCGTACCTGGCGAAGCTGCCGGTCGGCAACGCGTCGCTCGACGTGCGGTTCCGTGGCGACTACCGCGACGACGTCCACGCCACCAAGGCCGACGGTGCGGCGGTGGAGTTCACGTTCACCGGCACCGGGGTCGAGTGGAGTACGGCGCTCGCACCGGACCAGGGCGAGGCCGACGTGTACGTCGACGGCAAGCTGGTACGGCGGGTGAACCTGCACGGTGACGTCCGGGTCACCAACCGCACGGTGTTCAGCGCCACCGGGCTGCGGAACGGGCAACACGTCGTTCGCATCGTCAAGGTGAACGGCGAGGTGCTCCGCAACGACACGATCCGCTATTCCATCGCCAGGTAATCGACATCTCCTCGGCGGGTGGCGGTCCACGGGACCGCCACCCGCCGTTGTGTTGCGGGCATCACAGGTCTCTGACTGACTGATCAGTCAGTCACTTGCTAGCCTTGGGTGTGGGGGATCGAGCGCGCATCCCTGGGCGAACGAGCGAGGTGCCGCGATGTCGTTGAGTGATATGACCGTTCCGCGCCGGCGAGGCCGTCGGCGGGAGGACTCACGGCTGGCCGATCATGTCGATCGGCTGGGCGAGGAGCACCCGCCGATCCCGCTCGGCAGCGTCGACTACACGATGAAGAAGCCGGGCCTGCTGGCCGAACGGTTCGGCTCCGTACTGTCCTATATGACCCGCGTGGAGCTCGAGGTCGAGCGCAACGTGCTCGAGCTGAACGCTCTGCTGCCGGATCCGCCCGAGGTCGACAGGCACTTCTACCTGGACGTGTGGATGCCGCAGGAGACCCGCCACGGGCAGATCCTCGACAAGCTGCAGCAGCTGATCGGTGTGGATCCGCACGAGCCGAACCTGGCGGAGGTCTCGTTCCGCCTCAGGTTCCTCGGTGCGCTCGGCCGGATGCCCGGCGTGCAGGACATCAGCCGGATGCTCTATTACCTGACCGGGCTGGCCACCGAGCGCTCCGCGGTCCTTGCCTACAACAAGTTCCACGCCGGGCTGGTCGAGCTCGGCGAGCGGGCCGTCGCCGCGACCGTGGTCGCGCCGATCCGCCGCCAGGAGCCGGGGCACTTCGCGTACTACCAGATGGCCGCGCAGGAACTGTGGGATCAGCTGTCGGACTGGCAGAAGTGGCTGACGCGCGGCCTGCGGAAGCGGACGTTCGAAGTCGTCGGCGCCTACAACAAGCGTCAGGTGGCCGACTTCGGGGACGTGATGACCCAGCTGAAGATGAGCGACGGCGGTGAGGAGGAGCTCCGGGAGTACGCGCGGCAGGTCGGGCGCGCGGAGCACGAACTGCTGTGGGCGTACCGGCGCGGCCTGCGGGTACCTGACTACGTGTTCAAGTCCCTCAAGCGGGCCGCTGAGCTCGCTGCCGAACGGAAAGGCGAAGTCTGGCCCGCCGCCCAACCAGCAGGCTCATGACAGCTCAAGCACACCACGCCCCGCGACCGACCAAACGGCAGCTCATCATCGAGACCGCCGAGCGGCTGTTCGCGGAGCACGGGTACGACGCGACGTCGACGGCCCGGATCGCGACCGAGGCCGGCGTGCCGTCGGGGCTGGTGTTCTACCACTTCGCGACCAAGCTCGACCTGCTGATCGCGGTCGTGCAGGAGCGCCCGGAGCCGAGCGAGGTACTGCGGTCCGCGGCGCGCCCGCGGACGGTCCGCGGGCGGCTGCGGGCGATCGTGGCGTCGTTGGTGGCGGAGCTGGAGAACGACCGGGCGGCCCGGATCATCGTGTTCCGGGAGGCCCAGGGCCGGCCGGAGATCGCGTCCCGGGCGGCCGAGTTGTTCGCCGGCGCGACCGCCACCGTGGCCGACCTGCTGAGCGGCGCGGACGACGTGGTCGCCGACGCCGCCCGGGTGCAGGCGGCGGCCGAGCTGGTGGTGAGCCGGGTCTTCCTGGACACGGTCGCGCTCGGCCAGCCCGAGACCGCGGCGAAGCGGCACGCGGCGATGGTCGAGCTGATCGCGGAGTCGCTGACCTCGGGCCCTGATTGATCAGGCCCGTTTGATCATGCCCAGGGGTTGAACGCGATCCCGGCCGGCTTGGACGCGTTCAGCTGGCGTAGACGATCGCGCAGCAGCTGCCGTATACGTCACGTGACTACAGATCGACGGTCCGTGAACGGGCGGGGCCGAATGGCCGGCGGATCGCCGGGTACCTGGAAGGTTGTTGGAGGTGACGGACCATGACCGAGAAAGAGCCGCTCGGACTCGTCCGGCTGGACGACAGCGACCTGATGCTCGCGAAGGCCGAGGACGACGTCCGGGGTGCCACCGTGGTGGACTCGGACGGTACGGAGATCGGGAAGGTCAGCAGCCTGTTCGTGGACGCCGACGAGCGTCGCGTCCGGTTGCTCGACGTCGCGCACGGCGGGCTCCTCGGACTGGGCGCCGAGCACCGCCTGATTCCGGTCGACGCCGTGGTGGAGGTCTCCGAGGACAGGGTCAC includes:
- a CDS encoding glucose-6-phosphate dehydrogenase, which produces MASRVQPHGTVSGGIISTHAALLPVDGRPAATDQRTLVIFGASGDLSSRLLLPGLGSLLAGPRATSVRIIGTGRSPLAPDEWTGRVRSAFASRGEIGPVAAETLATTEYVAGDPTDVAHLRTLLDLAGPAPVLYFSLPPAVTTAIVQTLQQLDLPEGTELAFEKPFGTDSASAAALNKLVGSLVPEENVHRVDHFLGRTAVLNLIGLRFANRLFEPVWNAEHIESVEIVYDETLGLEGRAQYYDNAGALVDMIQSHLLLVLALLVMDAPATMDAVEVRSEMARALRSTHLYHGSALEAGRRARYTAGIAADRVVPAYADEAGVDPSRETETLAEVTVEVDTNRWAGVPITLRSGKALGVARKEIVIRFKPLRHLPSGLRGAGGASDGETLRIGLNPGELSLSVPALGVDGPYTMGQVFLDATLPSSPVLPYGEVLNGILRGDPLLSVRGDVAERCWEIVEPVVAAWQAGEVPLEEYEAGSDGPADWRAGRQSAA
- a CDS encoding carboxylesterase/lipase family protein, translated to MRTVLSRRGRLAFAAVGAALATAIGGLTVAGAADASSTPSSTPSTSTSTSTSAGQSPVVATGNGAVRGLTVDGTSAFRGLPYAAAPTGDLRWRPPQAAPGWQGERDATSYALACPQAPGINPPGGLSEDCLYLNVSTPALHPAVKRPVLVWIHGGGLTADSGSNYDGTKLAKAGAVVVTINYRLGALGFLAHPAFASRPGGPAGNYGLMDQQAALRWVQRNIAQFGGDPRNVTIAGESAGGLSVLAHITSRSSKGLFQRAVVQSGAFALEQESLAKAEAFGKDFAVKVGCADQSAECLRRVPVQTLVDNISTATALIPGSIDGAVLTESIGTALAAGRFNKVPILNGSNHDEEALFTLGGRVVSRGYNVAYTSPVTAENYEANIASALRVAPEQAAAIAAEYPLSAYPTPDKAFGTLVGDATFACGVDQVNNWTTTHGVPTYGYEFNDDTAPFLFAPAGTLSVATHGSELWYLFDLPNAPFPAPLNAEQTALADSMRAAWVKFAATGNPSTHSAYWPSSGHKGKVVSLELPAPRVSADFAARHHCTTFAQNLDNVK
- a CDS encoding X2-like carbohydrate binding domain-containing protein, with product MTRSVRSRVLRAALAGLVVAGLLPAGFSTSSAAPAPSTTSVTTRTITNTSASVTTATELSGPAGDKALRPYMGWSSYSMQVYNPNGGSWITADQLIAQSDAMHAKLQPYGYEYINIDAGWNDGIDAYGRPTPSTKLYPNGLQAVIDHIHDNGQKVGLYAIPGISKAVIDAKLPIYGAPECTTADLPVQPLQKADYWGIGYRMDFSKPCAQKYIDSIADLFGSWGLDFLKFDSVTPGSGISDLSLDARDDVKAWSQALARHKIWLELSWALDINYADTWKQYANGWRIDWDVECYCPGTALTSWPNINRLFPKLAEWWRHAGPGGWNDLDSLDVGNGQMDGLTKDERRTAATLWAVSAAPMYVGNDMTNLDSYGLELLTNREVIAVNQAGRPAHPVSTKTNRQVWYALNPDSSYTVALFNLGQTDADMTVNFADLGLNGSAKVRDLWARKDVGSYASSFTAQDVPIHGVRLLKVTPEKNAAISVNDDDLRVSYAGAWERNKNYEVPAVSQSLTVGVTDSSARSAAGSVTTADLPIRTVEINNNNSQIVYSGNWNYSSGRGLGDYQDDVQWTETNGDSFSYSFVGTGVDYVTETDPGQGDVDIYIDGEFKQTVSTSMDPAQGHNKPQQVVYSISDLPNGSHTIRGVKKSGQFMLLDKLNIRQESLLNPDTAAFDKNAPADVDVTLGRDPGELEGISKAGQDLVKGTDYTVAGNVVTISKAYLAKLPVGNASLDVRFRGDYRDDVHATKADGAAVEFTFTGTGVEWSTALAPDQGEADVYVDGKLVRRVNLHGDVRVTNRTVFSATGLRNGQHVVRIVKVNGEVLRNDTIRYSIAR
- a CDS encoding GTP-binding protein LepA, translating into MSLSDMTVPRRRGRRREDSRLADHVDRLGEEHPPIPLGSVDYTMKKPGLLAERFGSVLSYMTRVELEVERNVLELNALLPDPPEVDRHFYLDVWMPQETRHGQILDKLQQLIGVDPHEPNLAEVSFRLRFLGALGRMPGVQDISRMLYYLTGLATERSAVLAYNKFHAGLVELGERAVAATVVAPIRRQEPGHFAYYQMAAQELWDQLSDWQKWLTRGLRKRTFEVVGAYNKRQVADFGDVMTQLKMSDGGEEELREYARQVGRAEHELLWAYRRGLRVPDYVFKSLKRAAELAAERKGEVWPAAQPAGS
- a CDS encoding TetR/AcrR family transcriptional regulator → MTAQAHHAPRPTKRQLIIETAERLFAEHGYDATSTARIATEAGVPSGLVFYHFATKLDLLIAVVQERPEPSEVLRSAARPRTVRGRLRAIVASLVAELENDRAARIIVFREAQGRPEIASRAAELFAGATATVADLLSGADDVVADAARVQAAAELVVSRVFLDTVALGQPETAAKRHAAMVELIAESLTSGPD
- a CDS encoding PRC-barrel domain-containing protein produces the protein MTEKEPLGLVRLDDSDLMLAKAEDDVRGATVVDSDGTEIGKVSSLFVDADERRVRLLDVAHGGLLGLGAEHRLIPVDAVVEVSEDRVTIGRTRTEIAHAPGYDPELTEFDPTENLEDLYGYYGMTPYWFPGYRYPRFPFR